The stretch of DNA TGTCGTGGGCGCAAGGTAGCGTCGATGGCCACGACTGTGGCTCCGGCCCGCGCTACCGCAACTGCCGAGTGCACCGACGGAGTGATGTAGACCCCGGTGTCGCCTTCTTTGGTCAACCCGATGACGGGGACATTCACGGCGTCGACAATCGCGCGGACATCATCGAGCCCACCGTAGCCGCCACAGCGAATGGCAGTGCTTCCTCCGGCTTCGGCAGCCCTGGCGAGAAAAGTTAACGTATGACGATCGCGCAGCGGGTGTCCATCCGGGGCCTGTGCAGAGACGATGAGGCTGCCGCGCACCTGGTCAAAGAAAGTTTGGTTATCCATATGTCATTGTCCTTTCCACGCCTGGGCGGCGAGGTATGCTGCGCCAACGAGGGGCGCGTCGGTGCCCAGCTCTGCGGGCTTGATTGGGATGGTGTCGATTGGGGCCAAGGCGTGTTGGCGGAATCCCTCGGTGAGTGGCCGCATGATTGGCTCACCAATTTTGCTGACACCACCACCGACGATGAGTGCGTCGATGTCGATTGCGGAGGCAAATCCAGCGAGGGCTTCGCCAAGGTTGCGCAGATTGCCATCGAGGACCGCGATTGCGGTGGAATCTCCGGCATGATAGCGCTCCATGATCTCAGGCAATTCGATTTTTTCCCCGCTCAATTCGAAGAAGCTACGTGCCAATCCGGGGCCGGAGGCAAACTCTTCGATGGGCGCCACCGCACCATCGATCCGTCGACCAAGAATATTGCGCAATTCACCGGCCGTATGGTGCGGAGATTCAATGAGCTTCCCAGAGTAAATCAGAGCACCACCAACCCCGGTGCCCAGACTAAGGAACAGGGGTCGGGTGTATTCCCCGCCAGCGCCGTAGACGGCCTCACCGAGCCCCATGATCCGAACGTCATTGTGCACGGCGGTGGGAAGACCGAATTCAGCAATTACGCTTGCTTTGATTGCGGTTCCGGCCCAACCAGGCATCGTCGGTCCGGCAGAAACAACGTAACCCTCGTGAGGATCCACTACGCCGGGCGCGCCGATACCGACGGCAACAAGTTCTCCGCCGAGCTGCTGCGCTTGTTCCTTCAGGGTGCGGATCTCGCGGAGCACTTCGACCATCACATCGGTACGGGGGGTTGCTGTGCGATGGCGGAAGACGATTTTGGTGGGCTGGGTGGCGTCGATAAGCGCGGTGGCGATCTTGGTGCCGCCGATGTCTACGCCGGCTAAAAAATGCGTCATGACAGCTTCTCATCAATCATTCGTTTGAGTGGACCATAATGTGTTTCAAAAGTGCGCAGCAGCTGGGCTTCATCGCCTGCTTCCAGAGCTTCCACCATGCTCAAATGGGCATCGACGGTGTCTTGGAAGTCCTTTTCCCAGTTCAACTCGAGCAGGGGCACGGCCCGGGTATGCACTTCCCACAGCGCCATGTAGAGCTCTTGGATGAGCT from Corynebacterium epidermidicanis encodes:
- a CDS encoding ROK family protein → MTHFLAGVDIGGTKIATALIDATQPTKIVFRHRTATPRTDVMVEVLREIRTLKEQAQQLGGELVAVGIGAPGVVDPHEGYVVSAGPTMPGWAGTAIKASVIAEFGLPTAVHNDVRIMGLGEAVYGAGGEYTRPLFLSLGTGVGGALIYSGKLIESPHHTAGELRNILGRRIDGAVAPIEEFASGPGLARSFFELSGEKIELPEIMERYHAGDSTAIAVLDGNLRNLGEALAGFASAIDIDALIVGGGVSKIGEPIMRPLTEGFRQHALAPIDTIPIKPAELGTDAPLVGAAYLAAQAWKGQ